In Aedes albopictus strain Foshan chromosome 3, AalbF5, whole genome shotgun sequence, the following are encoded in one genomic region:
- the LOC109406119 gene encoding trypsin alpha-3-like: MKAFIVLALCVASAFAGPEEDLWLKFNKVRPADLEGYEVPEFEGRIVGGNEVSIANFPYQLSLRHNGNHICGASVISSTWALSAAHCTVSPVSAGSATLRGGSASRLAGGVIFAVAQIVNHPQYNSNNLNNDVSVLRTTTSFVGANISPITIVPSGTNFAGGTRSVVSGWGLTTPGGSLPTNLRAVDIPVVTIATCRSQWGTAAITDNMVCAGEPGRDSCNGDSGGPLVTGGRQFGIVSWGATQCGGPLAGVYANIGAASVRNFISANTGV; the protein is encoded by the exons ATGAAGGCCTTTATCGTTCTAGCACTGTGTGTGGCGTCGGCTTTTGCCGGTCCCGAAGAGGACCTCTGGCTGAAGTTCAACAAGGTTCGCCCTGCTGACTTGGAAGGCTACGAGGTTCCAGAGTTCGAGGgcagaattgttggaggaaacgAAGTCAGCATTGCCAACTTCCCGTACCAATTGTCCCTTCGCCACAATGGAAACCACATTTGCGGTGCCTCTGTTATCTCCTCCACCTGGGCCTTGTCTGCTGCTCACTGTACCGTTTCTCCAGTTTCCGCTGGATCC GCTACTCTGCGTGGAGGAAGTGCTAGCCGTCTGGCCGGAGGAGTCATCTTCGCTGTTGCTCAGATCGTGAACCATCCCCAGTACAACTCCAACAACTTAAACAACGATGTGTCGGTTCTGCGAACGACCACTTCGTTCGTTGGAGCTAACATCTCGCCGATCACCATTGTCCCAAGTGGAACCAACTTCGCCGGTGGCACCCGCTCGGTTGTTTCCGGATGGGGTCTGaccactcctggaggatctctacCAACCAACCTGCGCGCTGTGGACATTCCCGTCGTTACCATTGCCACTTGCCGCAGCCAGTGGGGAACCGCCGCGATCACCGACAA CATGGTTTGCGCCGGAGAGCCAGGACGTGACTCCTGCAACGGCGACAGTGGTGGCCCACTTGTCACTGGAGGACGCCAGTTCGGTATTGTGTCGTGGGGTGCAACCCAGTGCGGAGGCCCTCTTGCTGGCGTTTATGCTAACATTGGTGCTGCTAGCGTCCGCAACTTCATCAGCGCGAACACCGGTGTGTAA